The following coding sequences lie in one Timaviella obliquedivisa GSE-PSE-MK23-08B genomic window:
- a CDS encoding sodium:proton antiporter: MPSAFYLAVTELDVSPVAEFVTDSIILLLVATVVALLSRRLRIPYVTGLVFAGLAIAPFLPGRTGLSSALILNLFLPILLFEAAINTDISRLRSTLKPISLLAGPGVIISAGVTALGLKFGLGLDWVSAFLLGIILAITDTVSVIAVFKEISVPSRLTTIVEGESLLNDGVALVLYNLVLLAHTTGKFSVAGGIQQLFIVIAGGTLLGLVLGYLSAELFTRSEDNLSSILLTVAVALGAYQVGHLIGVSGVVAVVVAGLMVGNVGLSRQGSASNRVTLYSFWEYAGFGVNTFIFLLIGVEVNLTTLWQTLPAVLLAILAYQVGRILAVYPLLAIAQRIDRPIPLRWQHVLFFGNIKGSLSMALALSLPASIPERGDLIAIVFGTVLLSLVMQGLSLPWFVKRLRLKSLSAPSQQAEELRAQLITAKAAQDELDGMLKTGVLPKAVYEEMRSLYQIQVAKAEKVLRDLYNQADPSRLDAVRRRLLLAEKGALSDALRKQIISEDVVQERLRQIDEKLISLGDD, from the coding sequence ATGCCCTCTGCTTTTTATCTTGCTGTCACTGAGCTTGATGTCAGTCCTGTTGCAGAATTTGTGACCGACTCTATTATTTTGTTGCTAGTGGCGACAGTTGTGGCGTTGCTGTCACGGCGGCTACGAATTCCTTATGTAACAGGATTGGTGTTTGCTGGATTGGCGATCGCCCCTTTCCTGCCAGGTCGTACAGGGCTTAGCTCTGCCCTCATTCTTAACCTCTTTTTGCCCATCTTGCTGTTTGAAGCCGCTATTAATACCGACATCAGCCGTCTCCGCAGTACCCTAAAGCCCATTTCTCTCCTGGCTGGCCCTGGAGTCATTATTTCTGCCGGGGTTACCGCTCTGGGCTTAAAGTTTGGACTTGGACTTGACTGGGTTTCAGCGTTTTTGCTCGGGATCATTTTAGCCATCACCGATACTGTTTCCGTGATTGCCGTTTTCAAAGAAATTTCTGTTCCATCGCGCCTCACAACGATCGTGGAAGGAGAGAGCCTGCTCAACGATGGCGTGGCTTTAGTCCTATACAACCTCGTATTGCTGGCACATACAACGGGAAAATTCTCGGTGGCTGGGGGCATACAGCAACTTTTTATTGTGATTGCTGGCGGAACGCTGCTCGGACTGGTGCTAGGCTATCTCAGCGCCGAGTTATTTACTCGTTCAGAAGATAACTTAAGCAGCATTTTACTGACGGTAGCCGTAGCATTAGGTGCTTACCAGGTGGGTCATCTGATTGGGGTGTCTGGAGTGGTGGCTGTGGTGGTGGCAGGGCTGATGGTGGGAAATGTCGGTTTGTCGCGCCAAGGGTCTGCCTCTAACCGCGTTACGCTTTACAGCTTTTGGGAGTATGCCGGGTTTGGGGTCAATACCTTTATTTTTTTGCTGATTGGGGTGGAGGTCAACCTCACGACGCTTTGGCAAACTTTGCCAGCGGTGCTGCTGGCGATTTTGGCTTATCAGGTTGGACGAATTTTGGCAGTTTATCCTTTGCTGGCGATCGCTCAACGGATCGATCGCCCCATTCCTCTGCGTTGGCAACACGTCCTCTTCTTCGGTAATATCAAAGGCTCGTTATCAATGGCTCTGGCTCTCAGTCTCCCTGCCAGTATCCCTGAACGAGGCGACTTGATTGCAATCGTCTTCGGCACCGTCCTGCTTTCCCTGGTCATGCAGGGTTTGAGCTTACCTTGGTTTGTCAAACGTCTTCGTCTCAAGTCCTTGTCAGCCCCTTCTCAACAGGCTGAGGAATTAAGGGCACAACTGATTACCGCCAAAGCCGCCCAAGATGAACTGGATGGGATGTTGAAAACTGGAGTGTTGCCCAAAGCCGTTTATGAAGAAATGCGATCGCTCTACCAAATTCAAGTTGCCAAAGCCGAAAAAGTTCTCCGCGACCTCTATAATCAAGCCGATCCGTCTCGGCTGGACGCAGTTCGCCGCCGACTCTTACTTGCCGAAAAAGGAGCCTTAAGCGATGCCCTCCGCAAACAAATCATCTCAGAAGATGTTGTGCAAGAGCGTCTGCGGCAAATTGATGAAAAACTCATCAGCCTGGGAGATGACTAG
- the ftsZ gene encoding cell division protein FtsZ produces the protein MTFDNKVANNSDAPGESQVNFSLPMNNANPFSNSGIHLGQVHDPRGSLREEDRSDEIVPSSIAKIKVIGVGGGGCNAVNRMIASEVSGVEFWTINTDAQALTHASAVNRLQIGQKLTRGLGAGGNPAIGQKAAEESRDEIAAALDHSDLVFITAGMGGGTGTGAAPIVAEIAKEVGALTVGVITRPFTFEGRRRTGQADDGVAALQSQVDTLIIIPNDKLLTVISEQTPVQEAFRVADDILRQGVQGISDIITIPGLVNVDFADVRAVMADAGSALMGIGVGSGKSRAREAATAAISSPLLESSIDGAKGVVFNITGGHDLTLHEVNAAAEIIYEAVDPNANIIFGAVLDDRLQGEIRITVIATGFTPEALVAPPVQAARVSSIRRSLPSTPPPPPTPSQPSVPLTPGPEPKVTKPGLDIPEFLQRRRPPR, from the coding sequence ATGACGTTTGATAATAAAGTAGCTAATAACTCCGATGCCCCCGGCGAAAGTCAGGTCAACTTTTCACTCCCAATGAACAACGCAAATCCTTTCTCTAACTCTGGTATACACTTGGGTCAAGTCCATGATCCGAGGGGCTCACTGCGAGAAGAAGACAGGAGTGATGAGATTGTGCCAAGTAGCATTGCTAAGATCAAAGTGATTGGGGTAGGAGGTGGCGGCTGTAATGCCGTCAATCGAATGATTGCGAGTGAGGTCTCTGGTGTAGAGTTTTGGACAATCAACACTGATGCACAAGCCCTTACCCATGCTTCTGCGGTCAATCGCTTGCAAATTGGGCAGAAGCTAACTCGAGGACTAGGAGCAGGAGGAAACCCGGCGATCGGGCAGAAAGCTGCCGAAGAATCCCGCGACGAAATTGCTGCCGCGCTCGACCATTCTGACTTAGTTTTCATCACCGCTGGTATGGGCGGCGGTACAGGCACAGGCGCGGCTCCCATTGTGGCAGAAATTGCCAAGGAAGTTGGGGCGTTGACGGTTGGTGTCATCACTCGTCCCTTTACCTTTGAGGGTCGGCGGCGTACCGGGCAAGCCGACGATGGCGTAGCAGCGCTCCAGTCTCAGGTTGATACCCTCATCATCATCCCTAACGACAAGCTGCTTACAGTCATTTCAGAGCAAACTCCGGTGCAAGAAGCCTTCCGAGTTGCCGATGATATTTTGCGGCAAGGGGTTCAAGGCATCTCTGATATCATTACTATTCCTGGACTCGTTAACGTAGACTTTGCAGATGTTCGAGCCGTCATGGCGGATGCAGGCTCTGCTCTTATGGGTATTGGGGTTGGCTCTGGCAAATCTAGGGCACGGGAAGCAGCGACCGCAGCAATTTCCTCGCCTTTACTAGAGTCGTCAATTGATGGCGCAAAGGGCGTAGTCTTTAATATTACGGGGGGTCACGACCTGACCCTGCATGAAGTTAATGCAGCAGCTGAAATTATTTACGAAGCGGTTGATCCAAACGCCAATATTATCTTTGGTGCAGTGTTAGACGATCGCCTCCAGGGCGAAATTCGTATTACAGTCATTGCTACAGGGTTTACCCCCGAAGCTCTCGTCGCGCCGCCAGTGCAAGCTGCACGCGTTTCGTCAATCCGGCGATCGCTCCCCAGTACGCCACCGCCGCCACCAACCCCTTCTCAACCTTCAGTTCCGCTTACTCCTGGCCCTGAGCCAAAGGTCACTAAGCCAGGACTCGACATTCCTGAGTTCTTGCAGCGGCGACGACCTCCTCGTTAA
- the galE gene encoding UDP-glucose 4-epimerase GalE, giving the protein MAQEKPTILVTGGAGYIGSHAVLALQKAGYGVIVLDNLVYGHQDIADVLKVELVIGDTNDRSLLDNLFATREIAAVIHFAAYAYVGESVSDPAKYYRNNVVGTLTLLEAMVAANVKKFVFSSTCATYGVPIAVPIAEDHPQAPINPYGATKLMVERILADFDEAHEFKSVCFRYFNAAGADPDGLLGEDHNPETHLIPLVLQTALGIRESIAVFGTDYPTPDGTCIRDYIHVTDLATAHVLGLEYLLQGNNSDIFNLGNGSGFSVKEVIEAAKTVTGQKIMVVERDRRPGDPPALVGSSEKAQRVLGWRSQYADIHQILTHAWSWHQKRHGH; this is encoded by the coding sequence GTGGCACAGGAAAAACCGACCATTTTAGTGACTGGCGGAGCAGGATATATTGGCTCCCATGCCGTACTTGCTCTTCAGAAGGCAGGCTATGGGGTAATTGTGCTAGATAACTTGGTCTACGGACACCAAGACATTGCAGATGTCCTGAAGGTTGAGTTGGTGATCGGAGATACGAACGATCGCTCCTTGCTCGATAATCTTTTTGCGACTCGAGAGATTGCCGCTGTCATTCATTTTGCAGCTTACGCTTATGTCGGCGAGTCGGTTTCAGATCCCGCTAAATATTACCGCAATAACGTCGTTGGGACTCTGACTTTGCTCGAAGCAATGGTGGCAGCTAACGTTAAAAAGTTCGTTTTCTCTTCGACCTGCGCTACCTATGGTGTCCCGATCGCGGTTCCGATTGCTGAAGATCATCCTCAAGCTCCCATTAATCCCTACGGCGCTACGAAACTAATGGTGGAGCGAATTCTGGCTGATTTTGATGAAGCGCACGAGTTTAAGTCTGTCTGCTTTCGATACTTCAATGCAGCGGGGGCTGATCCAGACGGGCTTTTGGGCGAAGACCACAACCCAGAAACTCACTTAATTCCACTGGTTTTACAAACAGCATTAGGCATTCGAGAGTCGATCGCCGTCTTTGGCACCGACTATCCTACTCCTGATGGCACCTGTATCCGCGACTATATTCACGTTACTGATTTAGCGACGGCTCATGTGCTGGGTCTAGAGTACTTGCTGCAAGGGAATAACAGCGATATTTTTAACCTGGGTAACGGCAGCGGTTTCTCGGTGAAAGAGGTCATTGAAGCGGCTAAGACGGTGACGGGGCAAAAAATTATGGTAGTAGAACGCGATCGCCGCCCTGGCGACCCTCCAGCTTTGGTAGGCAGTAGCGAGAAGGCTCAGCGCGTTTTGGGCTGGCGATCGCAGTACGCCGATATCCATCAAATTTTGACCCATGCTTGGAGTTGGCACCAGAAACGGCATGGGCATTAG
- a CDS encoding TrkA family potassium uptake protein produces MYVVVGGAGLIGLNLAQKLVDLGHTIAMIDIDPKACRYAREQLGVMAFEGSAVSTEVLIEAGIRKADALAAVLRNDALNLAMVALAKHYGVAQILARMRHRDFAEPYRIAGATSIINAIDLAVSTLVNAIEYPQVESMLHFEQDQIEVLKLSIPTESPIAGRSLAKISQDPSCPTGSLIIGYQAHPHEDLIIPNGSTVLEAGSTILMVTKPGAIHQVVDFVLGS; encoded by the coding sequence ATGTATGTTGTGGTTGGCGGTGCGGGGCTAATTGGGCTGAACCTTGCTCAGAAGCTGGTAGACCTAGGACATACGATCGCCATGATTGACATTGATCCGAAAGCTTGCCGCTACGCGCGGGAACAGCTGGGCGTGATGGCATTTGAGGGCAGCGCTGTGAGCACTGAGGTTTTGATTGAAGCGGGGATTCGTAAAGCTGATGCTTTGGCGGCGGTGCTGCGTAACGATGCTTTGAATTTGGCAATGGTGGCATTGGCAAAACACTACGGGGTGGCGCAAATTTTGGCGCGGATGCGGCACCGAGATTTTGCAGAGCCGTACCGAATTGCCGGAGCAACTTCGATCATTAATGCGATCGACCTGGCGGTTTCAACCCTGGTCAATGCGATCGAATATCCTCAGGTAGAGTCGATGCTGCATTTTGAGCAAGATCAGATTGAGGTATTAAAGCTGTCGATTCCAACCGAGTCTCCGATCGCGGGTCGCAGCTTAGCGAAAATTTCCCAAGATCCTAGCTGTCCTACAGGTTCATTAATTATTGGCTATCAAGCCCATCCTCATGAGGATTTGATCATCCCGAATGGTAGTACTGTCTTGGAAGCAGGCTCAACTATTTTGATGGTGACCAAGCCGGGGGCAATTCATCAGGTGGTGGATTTTGTGCTGGGCAGCTAG